From one Rhizobium lentis genomic stretch:
- a CDS encoding outer membrane protein assembly factor BamD, whose translation MGYAGSEGMMKTARALFASLLVLSAGAAISGCQSDPDIDITKLGLETDPPDVLYTQGLANMKAGNMAEAARKFDAIDRENPFSEWARKALVMSTFVKYRQGRLDDALASGNRYMSQYPKSQDAAYVQYLIGLTYSKQIVDVTQDQRASAKTIEAMQAVIDNYPNSEYVDDAQAKIRFARDQLAGKEMQIGRYYMERKEYLAAISRFRIVVEKYPNTNQIEEALARLVEAYYAMGIVDEAQTAAAVLGHNYPDSQWYADSYKLLQTGGAEPRENKGSWIAAAGKKLLLGS comes from the coding sequence ATGGGTTATGCAGGATCTGAAGGTATGATGAAGACAGCGCGCGCTTTGTTCGCATCGCTTCTGGTGCTCAGCGCAGGCGCCGCGATCTCCGGCTGCCAGTCGGATCCCGATATCGACATCACCAAGCTCGGCCTCGAAACTGATCCGCCCGACGTCCTCTACACCCAGGGCCTTGCCAATATGAAGGCCGGCAACATGGCGGAAGCAGCGCGCAAGTTCGACGCTATCGACCGCGAGAACCCATTCTCCGAATGGGCGCGCAAGGCGCTTGTGATGAGCACTTTCGTCAAATATCGCCAGGGCCGCCTCGACGATGCGCTGGCCTCCGGCAACCGTTACATGTCGCAATATCCGAAGTCCCAGGATGCCGCCTATGTGCAGTATCTCATCGGTTTGACCTATTCCAAGCAAATTGTCGATGTGACCCAGGACCAGCGCGCCTCGGCCAAGACGATCGAGGCCATGCAGGCTGTCATCGACAACTACCCGAACTCCGAATATGTCGACGACGCGCAGGCCAAGATCCGCTTCGCCCGCGACCAGCTGGCCGGCAAGGAAATGCAGATCGGCCGCTACTATATGGAGCGGAAGGAATATCTCGCCGCGATCTCCCGCTTCCGCATCGTCGTCGAGAAATATCCGAACACCAACCAGATCGAAGAGGCACTTGCCCGTCTCGTCGAGGCCTATTACGCGATGGGCATCGTCGACGAGGCGCAGACCGCCGCTGCCGTTCTTGGTCACAATTATCCCGACAGCCAGTGGTACGCCGATTCCTACAAGCTGCTGCAGACGGGCGGCGCCGAGCCGCGTGAAAACAAGGGCTCGTGGATCGCTGCGGCAGGCAAGAAACTCCTGCTTGGTTCTTAA
- the lpxC gene encoding UDP-3-O-acyl-N-acetylglucosamine deacetylase, which yields MAIGLLGFQTTVSRPVTLSGIGVHSGANVSITLNPAEADTGVVFQRLHDNGDITELKAVSSQVGNTDLCTVLGFSPMHSVATIEHVMAAIYALGLDNVVIEVQGAEMPIMDGSSLPFVEAIEQSGLVSLGVKRRYIRITKPVRIEHGGSWSEFRPYDGTRFEVEIDFDCPLIGRQKWAGDMSAAVFKTELSRARTFGFMRDVERLWASGHALGSSLENSVVISDDNTVINVEGLRYAKDEFVRHKTLDAVGDLSLAGVQFIGCYRSYRGGHKMNANALKALLADPSAYEVVETSTPRQRVAAREMIAVSASEFAPWSA from the coding sequence ATGGCAATTGGCTTGCTGGGTTTTCAAACGACGGTATCGCGTCCCGTGACGCTCTCGGGCATCGGCGTTCATTCGGGCGCGAATGTTTCGATTACGCTGAACCCGGCCGAAGCGGACACCGGCGTCGTTTTCCAGCGCTTGCATGACAATGGCGACATCACCGAGCTGAAGGCCGTCTCTTCGCAGGTCGGCAATACCGATCTCTGCACCGTGCTCGGCTTCTCGCCCATGCATTCGGTCGCGACGATTGAGCATGTCATGGCCGCTATCTATGCGCTCGGGCTCGACAATGTCGTGATCGAAGTGCAGGGCGCCGAAATGCCGATCATGGACGGCAGCTCGCTGCCTTTCGTCGAGGCGATCGAGCAATCCGGTCTCGTCTCGCTCGGCGTCAAGCGTCGCTATATCCGTATCACCAAGCCGGTGCGAATCGAGCATGGCGGCTCCTGGAGCGAATTCCGCCCCTATGATGGCACGCGCTTCGAAGTCGAGATCGATTTCGACTGCCCGCTGATCGGCCGCCAGAAGTGGGCCGGCGACATGAGCGCCGCCGTCTTCAAGACCGAACTTTCGCGCGCCCGCACCTTCGGCTTCATGCGTGATGTCGAGCGTCTCTGGGCGTCGGGCCACGCGCTCGGCTCCTCGCTCGAAAATTCCGTCGTCATCTCGGACGACAATACGGTCATCAACGTCGAAGGCCTGCGTTACGCCAAGGACGAATTCGTCCGCCACAAGACGCTCGATGCCGTCGGCGACCTGTCGCTCGCGGGTGTCCAGTTCATCGGTTGCTACCGGTCCTATCGTGGCGGCCACAAGATGAATGCCAACGCTTTGAAGGCGCTGCTCGCCGATCCCTCGGCCTATGAGGTTGTGGAGACGTCGACGCCGCGCCAGCGTGTCGCCGCTCGTGAAATGATCGCTGTCAGCGCTTCGGAATTCGCTCCCTGGTCGGCATGA
- the ftsZ gene encoding cell division protein FtsZ → MTIKLQKPDITELKPRITVFGVGGGGGNAVNNMITAGLQGVDFVVANTDAQALTMTKAERIIQLGVNVTEGLGAGSQPEVGRAAAEECIDEIVDHLNGTHMCFVTAGMGGGTGTGAAPVVAQAARNKGILTVGVVTKPFHFEGGRRMRLAEMGIQELQKSVDTLIVIPNQNLFRIANDKTTFADAFAMADQVLYSGVACITDLMVKEGLINLDFADVRSVMREMGRAMMGTGEASGSGRALQAAEAAIANPLLDETSMKGAQGLLISITGGRDLTLFEVDEAATRIREEVDPDANIILGATFDESLEGIIRVSVVATGIDRAISEAAERTFQPAAKPAIRPSAAVAPAAAAVQPAPVMQAPKALDPIAQTIRAAEMERELEIPAPRAAAPLQQPVVQQEAFRPQSKIFAAAPETPVIRQAPVQQPAPAPIMSQPVQQQPIQQQAVRQEPIIRQAPEPMRMPKVEDFPPVVQAELDHRAQPASAHGQEERGPMGLLKRITNSLGRREDDAVAADMTAAPPAASQQRRPLSPEASLYAPRRGNLDDQGRAVPQARMMQEDDQLEIPAFLRRQSN, encoded by the coding sequence ATGACCATCAAGCTGCAAAAGCCTGACATCACAGAGCTGAAGCCGCGCATCACCGTGTTCGGCGTCGGTGGCGGTGGCGGCAACGCCGTCAACAACATGATCACCGCCGGCCTGCAGGGCGTCGACTTCGTCGTCGCCAACACCGATGCGCAGGCGCTGACCATGACGAAGGCCGAGCGCATCATTCAGCTCGGCGTCAACGTCACCGAAGGCCTCGGTGCCGGTTCGCAGCCGGAAGTCGGTCGTGCGGCCGCAGAAGAATGCATCGACGAGATCGTCGATCACCTGAATGGCACGCATATGTGCTTCGTCACTGCCGGCATGGGCGGCGGCACCGGCACGGGCGCTGCTCCGGTCGTCGCACAGGCGGCCCGCAACAAGGGCATCCTGACGGTCGGCGTCGTCACCAAGCCCTTCCATTTCGAAGGCGGACGCCGCATGCGCCTGGCCGAGATGGGCATCCAGGAACTGCAGAAGTCTGTCGACACGCTGATCGTCATTCCGAATCAGAACCTCTTCCGCATTGCCAACGACAAGACAACCTTCGCCGACGCTTTCGCCATGGCCGACCAGGTTCTCTATTCGGGCGTTGCCTGCATCACAGACCTGATGGTGAAGGAAGGCCTCATCAACCTCGACTTCGCCGACGTCCGCTCGGTGATGCGCGAAATGGGCCGCGCGATGATGGGTACCGGCGAAGCCTCCGGCTCCGGCCGCGCGCTGCAGGCGGCCGAGGCTGCCATCGCTAACCCGCTGCTCGACGAAACCTCGATGAAGGGCGCTCAAGGACTGCTGATCTCCATCACCGGCGGTCGTGACCTTACGCTCTTCGAAGTCGATGAAGCCGCGACCCGCATCCGCGAAGAAGTCGATCCCGACGCCAACATCATCCTCGGCGCCACCTTCGACGAATCGCTGGAAGGCATCATCCGCGTCTCGGTCGTCGCCACCGGCATCGATCGGGCGATCAGTGAAGCCGCCGAGCGCACCTTCCAGCCGGCCGCAAAGCCCGCTATCCGTCCTTCCGCGGCTGTTGCTCCGGCAGCGGCCGCAGTTCAGCCTGCCCCGGTGATGCAGGCACCAAAGGCCCTCGATCCGATCGCGCAGACCATCCGTGCAGCCGAGATGGAACGCGAGCTCGAAATTCCGGCCCCGCGTGCCGCCGCACCGCTCCAGCAGCCGGTTGTCCAACAGGAAGCCTTCCGTCCGCAGAGCAAGATCTTCGCGGCTGCACCGGAAACTCCGGTCATCCGTCAGGCACCGGTGCAGCAGCCGGCTCCCGCGCCCATCATGAGCCAGCCTGTCCAGCAGCAGCCCATCCAGCAGCAGGCGGTCCGGCAAGAGCCGATCATCCGCCAGGCGCCCGAACCGATGCGCATGCCGAAGGTCGAGGATTTCCCGCCGGTCGTCCAGGCCGAGCTCGACCACCGCGCGCAGCCGGCTTCCGCGCATGGCCAGGAAGAGCGCGGCCCAATGGGCTTGCTCAAGCGAATCACCAATTCGCTTGGCCGCCGCGAGGATGACGCCGTTGCCGCCGACATGACCGCCGCACCACCGGCCGCTTCGCAGCAGCGCCGTCCGCTGTCGCCGGAGGCAAGCCTCTATGCGCCGCGTCGCGGCAACCTCGACGATCAGGGCCGTGCGGTTCCGCAGGCCCGCATGATGCAGGAAGACGACCAGCTTGAAATTCCGGCATTCCTGCGCCGCCAGTCGAACTGA
- the ftsA gene encoding cell division protein FtsA yields the protein MSLFGSSHFGLPRLKPLSSKRSHIVSVLDIGSTKVVCMIGRLTPREESQILPGRTHNIEIIGIGHQRSRGIKTGVIADLDALEGVIRLAVDAAERMAGLTVESLIVNLTAGRLGSDIYTATIDLGGQEVELNDLKKVLSAACQQSLRQDRSVLHSLATGFSLDGERGIRDPLAMYGDALGVDMHVVTAERSALKNLELSVNRAHLSVEGIVATPYASGLAALVDDEVELGCAAIDMGGGTTTISVFAEGKLVHTDAVGLGGHHVTTDLARGLSTRIEDAERLKVVHASALSNSSDERELISIPPIGEDDRDQPSQVPRALVSRIVSARIEETMELIRDRIQRSGFSPIVGKRVVLTGGASQLTGLAEVARRILARNVRIGRPMGVSGLPTAAKGPAFSTAVGLMIYPQVADMETHASQSGLLMSLGGNNSRIARMGQWLKESF from the coding sequence ATGAGCTTGTTCGGTTCATCCCATTTTGGACTGCCGCGCCTGAAGCCGCTTTCGTCGAAGCGGTCACATATCGTTTCGGTGCTCGACATCGGCTCGACCAAGGTCGTCTGCATGATCGGCCGGCTGACGCCGCGCGAGGAAAGCCAGATCCTGCCGGGCCGCACGCACAATATCGAGATCATCGGCATCGGCCATCAGCGCTCCCGCGGCATCAAGACCGGCGTCATTGCCGATCTCGACGCTCTGGAAGGCGTCATTCGTCTCGCCGTCGATGCGGCGGAGCGCATGGCGGGGCTGACCGTCGAAAGCCTGATCGTCAATCTGACGGCCGGCCGCCTCGGCAGCGACATCTATACCGCGACGATCGATCTCGGCGGCCAGGAAGTCGAACTCAACGATCTGAAAAAAGTACTGTCGGCTGCCTGCCAGCAGTCGCTGCGCCAGGACCGTTCGGTACTGCATTCACTGGCGACCGGCTTCTCGCTCGACGGCGAGCGCGGCATCCGCGATCCGCTGGCGATGTACGGCGATGCACTCGGCGTCGACATGCATGTCGTCACAGCGGAGCGTTCGGCGCTGAAGAACCTCGAGCTCAGCGTCAACCGCGCGCATCTGTCGGTCGAGGGCATCGTCGCGACCCCTTATGCGTCGGGCCTTGCCGCTCTCGTCGATGACGAGGTTGAGCTCGGCTGCGCCGCGATCGACATGGGCGGCGGCACGACCACGATCTCGGTTTTTGCCGAGGGCAAGCTCGTTCACACCGACGCCGTCGGCCTCGGTGGCCATCACGTCACCACCGATCTGGCGCGCGGCCTTTCGACCCGTATCGAGGATGCGGAGCGGCTGAAGGTGGTGCATGCCTCCGCGCTTTCGAATTCCTCCGACGAGCGCGAGCTGATTTCGATCCCGCCGATCGGCGAAGACGATCGCGACCAGCCGTCGCAGGTGCCGCGGGCCCTGGTCTCGCGCATCGTATCGGCGCGAATCGAAGAGACGATGGAACTGATTCGCGACCGCATCCAGCGCTCCGGCTTCAGTCCAATCGTCGGCAAACGTGTCGTGCTGACCGGCGGAGCGAGCCAGCTGACCGGGCTTGCCGAGGTGGCGCGGCGCATCCTTGCCCGCAACGTCCGCATCGGCCGCCCGATGGGCGTTTCGGGGTTGCCGACGGCGGCCAAGGGCCCGGCCTTTTCGACGGCCGTCGGACTGATGATCTATCCGCAGGTCGCGGACATGGAGACACATGCGTCACAGAGCGGTCTGCTCATGTCGCTTGGGGGAAATAACAGCCGCATAGCCCGGATGGGTCAGTGGCTGAAGGAAAGCTTCTGA
- a CDS encoding cell division protein FtsQ/DivIB, with product MFALTVKRIGRPSVLPVMEAEERFVLPRPLRRITRFLISLGSGRIYIPAHTGTVSALAFLTATGLYGMSLGGHTEAVAQATTTAAGFAIEDVKVSGNSETSEIEILQLIGLDGTTSLVALDVDAARRKIAHLPWVENVEVRKVYPKTIEVKLKERQAYAIWQHGQELSLIEKNGSVIAPLRDNKFSALPLVVGRDAETAAASLDDAFSKWPDVKARVKAYVWISGRRWDLHMDNGVVVKLPEDGIDQALATLSKFDKQHQLLERDIAAVDLRLPDRTAIQLTPEAAIRRQAAVTERTKELKKSGQNI from the coding sequence TTGTTTGCGTTGACGGTCAAGAGGATAGGGCGCCCCAGCGTGCTTCCGGTCATGGAAGCCGAAGAGCGGTTCGTGCTGCCGCGTCCGCTGCGCCGCATCACGCGTTTCCTGATCAGCCTCGGCAGCGGCCGCATCTACATTCCGGCGCATACGGGCACGGTCTCGGCACTCGCTTTCCTGACTGCGACGGGCCTCTACGGCATGTCGCTCGGCGGCCATACGGAAGCGGTCGCGCAGGCCACGACGACGGCCGCCGGCTTTGCGATCGAGGACGTCAAGGTCTCCGGCAATTCCGAAACTTCCGAAATCGAGATCCTGCAGCTGATCGGCCTCGACGGCACGACCTCGCTGGTCGCGCTCGATGTCGATGCGGCTCGTCGGAAGATCGCGCATCTGCCCTGGGTCGAGAATGTCGAGGTCCGCAAGGTCTACCCGAAGACGATCGAAGTGAAGCTGAAGGAGCGCCAGGCCTATGCGATCTGGCAGCACGGCCAGGAGCTCTCTCTCATCGAAAAGAACGGCAGCGTCATTGCGCCGCTGCGCGACAATAAGTTCTCGGCGCTGCCGCTCGTTGTCGGTCGCGATGCGGAAACGGCGGCGGCTTCGCTTGATGACGCCTTCTCGAAATGGCCCGATGTGAAGGCCCGCGTGAAGGCCTATGTCTGGATTTCGGGCCGCCGGTGGGATTTGCACATGGATAACGGCGTCGTCGTCAAGCTGCCGGAAGACGGCATCGACCAGGCGCTGGCGACGCTTTCGAAGTTCGACAAGCAGCATCAGCTGCTGGAGCGGGATATCGCCGCGGTCGACCTGAGATTGCCTGACCGAACCGCGATCCAGCTGACGCCGGAAGCGGCGATCCGCAGGCAGGCGGCGGTGACGGAGCGTACGAAAGAATTGAAGAAGTCGGGGCAGAATATATGA
- a CDS encoding D-alanine--D-alanine ligase → MSRKHVAVLMGGFSSERPVSLSSGKACAEALEAEGFQVTAIDVARDVSEKLAALKPDVVFNALHGPFGEDGTIQGILEYLEIPYTHSGVLASALAMDKDKAKRVAAAAGIPVAESQVINRFVFPSVHPIKPPYVVKPVREGSSFGVVIVTEDQAHPPQVVSSPEWRYGDEVLVERYVYGRELTCGVMGDTPLGVTEVVPQGHNFYDYDSKYAAGGSKHVIPAKISPNIYQKIQTLALRAHQAIGCRGVSRSDFRYDDRFSEDGEIIWLEVNTQPGMTPTSLVPEMAGHAGYSFGQFLRWMVEDASCLR, encoded by the coding sequence ATGAGTCGCAAGCATGTTGCTGTCCTGATGGGCGGATTTTCCTCGGAAAGGCCTGTCAGCCTTTCCTCGGGAAAGGCTTGCGCAGAGGCCCTCGAAGCCGAAGGCTTCCAGGTGACGGCGATCGACGTCGCCCGCGACGTTTCCGAGAAGCTTGCGGCACTGAAGCCCGACGTCGTCTTCAATGCGCTTCATGGGCCCTTCGGTGAGGATGGCACCATCCAGGGCATCCTCGAATATCTCGAGATCCCTTACACGCATTCGGGCGTGCTCGCTTCGGCGCTGGCGATGGACAAAGACAAGGCGAAGCGTGTTGCTGCCGCTGCTGGCATTCCGGTCGCCGAATCACAGGTGATCAATCGGTTCGTCTTTCCCTCGGTGCATCCGATAAAGCCGCCTTATGTGGTAAAGCCGGTGCGTGAGGGGTCCAGCTTCGGTGTCGTCATCGTCACCGAAGATCAGGCGCATCCGCCGCAGGTCGTGAGCTCCCCCGAGTGGCGCTATGGTGACGAAGTGCTTGTCGAACGCTATGTCTACGGCCGCGAACTGACTTGCGGCGTCATGGGCGACACTCCGCTCGGCGTGACCGAGGTGGTGCCGCAGGGACACAATTTCTATGATTACGACTCCAAGTATGCTGCGGGTGGTTCAAAACACGTCATCCCGGCAAAAATTTCACCGAATATTTACCAAAAAATACAAACATTGGCCCTAAGGGCGCATCAGGCAATCGGTTGTCGCGGCGTCAGTCGGTCCGACTTTCGTTACGACGATCGTTTCTCCGAAGACGGCGAAATCATCTGGCTGGAGGTCAACACCCAGCCCGGCATGACTCCAACCTCGCTCGTGCCCGAAATGGCCGGTCATGCCGGCTATTCCTTTGGTCAATTTCTCCGGTGGATGGTGGAGGACGCGTCTTGTTTGCGTTGA
- a CDS encoding UDP-glucose 4-epimerase family protein, producing the protein MRCLVTGAAGFVGSPLVKRLQAEKICDLVVTTRSQTSAFPPDIRHFPIEITESSDWAAALEGVDVIIHLAARVHIMNDHAADPLAEFRRVNTAATLNLAEQAARAGVKRFVFVSTIKVNGEENDRPFRHDDAPKPIDPYGISKLESEIGLREIAARTGLEVVIIRPPLVYGPGARGNFALLVNLVRKKLPLPFASLKNRRTLVAVQNLVDLIITCTAHPAAEGEIFLAGDGEDLSTPELIRGIAAGLGVKPMLVPLPPALLHMAAKAVGKEAVYQRLCCSLQVDISQARNVLGWSPIVTSREGLELAVK; encoded by the coding sequence ATGCGATGCCTCGTCACCGGCGCCGCCGGCTTCGTCGGTAGTCCGCTTGTCAAACGGCTGCAGGCAGAGAAGATTTGCGACCTTGTGGTCACCACGAGATCCCAGACCTCCGCCTTTCCGCCCGATATCAGGCATTTTCCGATTGAAATAACCGAGAGCAGCGACTGGGCAGCAGCACTTGAAGGCGTCGACGTCATCATCCATCTCGCCGCCCGCGTTCACATCATGAATGACCACGCAGCCGATCCGCTTGCGGAATTTCGCCGGGTCAACACCGCCGCGACGCTCAATCTCGCCGAACAGGCGGCCCGCGCGGGCGTGAAGAGATTCGTCTTCGTCAGCACCATCAAGGTCAACGGGGAAGAGAATGATCGGCCGTTCCGCCACGACGACGCGCCGAAGCCGATCGATCCCTACGGCATTTCGAAGCTGGAAAGCGAAATCGGCCTGCGTGAGATCGCAGCACGCACTGGCTTGGAGGTGGTCATCATCCGCCCGCCGCTGGTCTATGGCCCCGGCGCACGCGGTAATTTCGCCCTGCTCGTCAACCTTGTCCGCAAGAAACTCCCGCTCCCATTCGCTTCGCTGAAAAACCGCCGCACATTGGTCGCGGTGCAAAATCTCGTCGATCTTATCATCACCTGCACGGCCCATCCCGCAGCCGAAGGCGAGATATTCCTTGCCGGAGACGGTGAGGATCTCTCGACGCCGGAGCTCATCAGAGGAATTGCCGCGGGGCTCGGCGTCAAGCCGATGCTGGTCCCCCTCCCGCCCGCGCTGCTGCACATGGCGGCGAAGGCGGTCGGGAAGGAAGCCGTCTACCAGCGCCTTTGCTGTTCGCTGCAGGTCGACATATCCCAGGCGCGGAACGTTCTCGGCTGGTCGCCCATCGTCACCTCGCGCGAGGGGTTGGAACTGGCAGTGAAGTAA
- the murB gene encoding UDP-N-acetylmuramate dehydrogenase, whose product MKQVNGEKLLASLGDGVKDIRGRITPDAPMDRVTWFRAGGLAELMFQPHDIDDLIAFLKILPEEVPLTVVGVGSNILVRDGGIPGVVLRLSAKGFGFVELAGENRILAGAICPDKHVAAMAMDNGIGGFHFFYGIPGGIGGAARMNAGANGVETRERVIEVNAVDRKGNKHVLSNAEMGYSYRHSKAPADLIFTSVLFEGYPEDRAQIRAEMDAVRSHRETVQPIREKTGGSTFKNPPGHSAWKLIDEADCRGLVIGGAQMSSLHCNFMINMGQATGYDLEYLGEQVRREVFEKKGIKLEWEIKRLGVFMPGREVRPFQGVTSE is encoded by the coding sequence ATGAAACAGGTGAATGGGGAAAAGCTTCTCGCGTCTCTCGGAGACGGTGTAAAGGATATCCGCGGCCGTATCACGCCGGATGCCCCCATGGATCGCGTCACTTGGTTCAGGGCCGGGGGCTTGGCCGAGCTGATGTTCCAGCCGCATGACATCGACGATCTCATAGCCTTCCTGAAGATCTTGCCGGAAGAGGTACCGCTGACGGTGGTCGGCGTCGGCTCCAACATCCTCGTGCGCGACGGCGGCATTCCCGGCGTCGTACTACGCCTGTCGGCCAAGGGGTTCGGCTTCGTCGAGCTTGCCGGAGAAAACCGCATCCTCGCCGGCGCCATCTGCCCTGACAAACACGTAGCGGCGATGGCGATGGACAACGGCATCGGCGGCTTCCATTTCTTCTACGGCATTCCGGGCGGCATCGGCGGCGCTGCACGCATGAATGCCGGCGCCAACGGCGTCGAGACGCGTGAGCGGGTCATCGAGGTCAATGCCGTCGATCGCAAGGGCAACAAGCATGTGCTTTCCAATGCGGAGATGGGCTATTCCTATCGGCATTCAAAGGCGCCCGCCGATCTGATCTTCACCTCGGTGCTTTTCGAGGGCTATCCGGAAGATCGCGCCCAGATCCGCGCCGAAATGGACGCGGTGCGCAGTCACCGCGAGACGGTGCAGCCGATTCGCGAAAAGACCGGCGGCTCGACCTTCAAGAACCCGCCCGGCCATTCGGCCTGGAAGCTGATCGACGAGGCAGACTGCCGCGGCCTCGTAATCGGCGGCGCGCAGATGTCTTCGCTTCACTGCAACTTCATGATCAACATGGGGCAGGCGACCGGCTACGATCTCGAATATCTCGGCGAACAGGTGCGCCGCGAGGTCTTCGAGAAAAAGGGCATCAAGCTCGAATGGGAAATCAAACGTCTGGGCGTCTTCATGCCCGGCCGCGAAGTCCGCCCGTTCCAGGGGGTCACCAGCGAATAG